The following proteins come from a genomic window of Gimesia chilikensis:
- a CDS encoding DUF11 domain-containing protein, producing MSNVAIKLVAVTGVVGLGVLMFLQAQKGIQSTSNENQIEQHALLEGETVSVTEAEPESGTIPSGQVPAELSELAALNAQPLKVDEKKQPELPFAPNIKTPRPKIKLTAGNETAGSDTGENENAVFEAPNATPSEFEPDNQAALMPASKGLDFRETPAEATPEPGLNPFSRTPQPEPAASVEKQPTPKPVAELDFNAGPQFGPAMPSPAPVEEKAPKTEVPPRETLVTELDSSNPFDAVPAQSKPEMTPEPAAAEPQPEPFGLGPVPEPAAQQKPLPADESPAMKLETNASPFELKTEPPPETPAVDSNPFMTTPEAKQTNEPAPQPVKPATIPETPKVETDFNPFGNEPQMKAPEPQPELKTAGEEPTKPEFELQPVKEPEPAPAEPAFSINPSPQMKPKALEEPARPAVQEPTEPDVVVIKKRQPEDNPQEPSLFAPEGNPTEKMEAATPQPIEIAPASGAKPLNLVEGSQPQPEEPAKLNMQQKIQSPKMTIQKVAPPEAVLGQPFIYHVLVKNSGTTSAREVVVEDKIPAGAKLTGTIPRAEQINDRIIWRLGAMGPGEEKKISIRVIPEQPGQIGSVATVNFVTEVASETKITSPQLSIKSDQPSAVKPGEITVVNYTITNTGSGDAKNVYVRSLIPPQFSHPGGDDLEYHVGLIPAGETREVQLQLKAIKPGAGKNISSVVGDGNLKAETAVPLKVIGTSEEFLITRKGPKNRYLGRSGAYENAITNNTEQTIKNISIFESIPPGMKFVSASGNGKFDPVRRVVQWDIAELAGGMQQVLNIELEPTEVGKKVSTVQVVTGNNSKFSANLQSEVNVIGQPLLKVETSELKGPLEVGEKMSLQVQLVNQGSAPANNVEFRVKIPREMVFVSAKGPARYKQAGSFVIFESAQVLAPQQSLDFELTLAARNKGDARVLVTVQSQQMEKPLNQEEAIPILDKLQ from the coding sequence ATGTCGAATGTAGCGATCAAACTCGTCGCCGTGACCGGAGTCGTTGGTCTCGGGGTACTGATGTTTCTTCAGGCTCAAAAAGGCATTCAGTCCACCAGCAACGAGAACCAGATCGAGCAGCATGCGTTGCTGGAAGGGGAAACGGTTTCTGTCACAGAAGCAGAACCGGAGTCTGGTACCATTCCTTCAGGCCAGGTCCCTGCAGAACTCTCCGAACTGGCAGCCCTTAATGCACAACCGTTGAAGGTTGATGAAAAGAAACAGCCGGAGCTCCCCTTTGCTCCCAACATCAAAACGCCGCGCCCCAAAATTAAACTGACTGCGGGCAACGAAACCGCGGGTAGCGATACAGGGGAAAATGAAAACGCTGTTTTCGAGGCTCCGAATGCGACTCCCAGTGAATTCGAACCGGACAATCAGGCAGCGTTGATGCCTGCCAGCAAGGGACTGGACTTCCGCGAAACTCCCGCAGAAGCGACGCCTGAACCAGGCTTGAATCCATTTTCCCGAACTCCCCAGCCCGAACCAGCTGCTTCAGTTGAAAAGCAACCAACACCGAAACCTGTGGCGGAGCTCGATTTCAACGCGGGTCCTCAATTCGGCCCCGCGATGCCCAGCCCCGCACCAGTGGAAGAGAAAGCTCCCAAAACCGAAGTCCCCCCGCGCGAAACACTCGTGACCGAGTTAGACTCTTCCAATCCGTTTGATGCCGTTCCCGCACAATCCAAACCGGAAATGACACCTGAACCGGCGGCTGCAGAACCGCAACCCGAACCATTTGGTCTGGGCCCCGTTCCGGAACCAGCCGCACAGCAGAAACCGCTGCCCGCCGACGAATCGCCGGCGATGAAACTGGAAACCAATGCGTCTCCATTCGAATTGAAAACAGAGCCGCCCCCGGAAACTCCCGCCGTCGATTCTAATCCATTCATGACTACACCCGAGGCTAAGCAGACGAATGAGCCCGCACCACAGCCGGTCAAACCTGCTACCATTCCGGAAACTCCCAAAGTAGAGACGGATTTCAATCCATTCGGTAACGAACCTCAAATGAAAGCTCCCGAGCCTCAGCCGGAACTGAAAACGGCCGGAGAGGAGCCCACCAAACCAGAATTTGAACTGCAACCAGTCAAAGAACCCGAGCCTGCTCCCGCCGAGCCGGCATTCAGTATCAATCCGTCTCCACAGATGAAGCCGAAGGCACTCGAGGAACCAGCGCGTCCTGCTGTTCAGGAACCGACGGAACCCGATGTTGTTGTCATCAAAAAACGTCAGCCGGAAGATAATCCACAGGAACCATCACTGTTTGCTCCTGAAGGAAATCCGACGGAGAAAATGGAAGCTGCCACTCCGCAGCCGATCGAAATCGCTCCTGCATCAGGTGCCAAGCCACTCAACCTGGTCGAAGGCAGTCAGCCGCAGCCAGAGGAACCGGCCAAGCTGAACATGCAGCAGAAGATTCAGTCTCCCAAAATGACGATTCAAAAGGTCGCTCCACCAGAGGCTGTTCTGGGGCAACCGTTTATCTACCACGTGCTGGTCAAAAACAGCGGTACGACTTCTGCCCGGGAAGTCGTTGTCGAAGATAAGATTCCTGCGGGAGCGAAATTGACCGGCACCATTCCCCGAGCAGAGCAGATCAATGATCGTATTATCTGGCGACTGGGGGCAATGGGCCCTGGTGAAGAGAAAAAGATCTCAATCCGGGTCATTCCCGAGCAGCCCGGCCAGATCGGCAGTGTCGCGACCGTGAACTTCGTCACCGAAGTCGCTTCGGAAACCAAGATTACTTCTCCCCAGTTGAGCATCAAATCCGATCAACCCTCGGCAGTCAAACCAGGTGAAATCACCGTCGTCAATTACACGATTACGAACACCGGTTCCGGAGATGCCAAGAATGTGTATGTCCGCAGCCTTATTCCCCCTCAGTTCTCCCATCCGGGAGGCGACGACCTGGAATACCACGTAGGATTGATTCCTGCTGGCGAGACGAGAGAAGTCCAGTTGCAACTGAAAGCGATTAAACCGGGAGCCGGTAAGAACATCTCGAGTGTCGTTGGCGACGGCAATCTCAAGGCGGAGACTGCGGTTCCCCTTAAAGTGATCGGAACCAGCGAAGAGTTTCTGATTACCCGTAAGGGGCCGAAAAACCGCTATCTCGGACGTTCCGGTGCCTATGAAAACGCAATTACGAATAATACCGAGCAGACGATCAAGAACATTTCGATCTTTGAATCAATTCCTCCGGGGATGAAGTTTGTCTCCGCGTCCGGCAATGGTAAGTTTGATCCTGTCCGCAGAGTCGTCCAGTGGGACATTGCTGAGCTGGCAGGGGGTATGCAGCAGGTTCTGAATATTGAACTTGAACCGACCGAGGTTGGTAAGAAAGTCAGTACCGTGCAGGTTGTGACTGGAAACAACAGTAAGTTCTCGGCGAATCTGCAATCCGAAGTAAATGTGATTGGTCAGCCTCTGCTCAAAGTGGAAACGAGCGAACTGAAAGGGCCCCTGGAAGTCGGCGAGAAAATGTCGCTGCAGGTACAGTTGGTGAATCAGGGGAGTGCCCCGGCCAACAACGTTGAATTCCGCGTGAAAATCCCTCGAGAGATGGTTTTCGTGTCTGCGAAAGGTCCTGCACGTTACAAGCAGGCTGGTTCTTTCGTAATCTTCGAAAGTGCCCAGGTACTCGCACCGCAGCAGTCACTTGATTTCGAACTGACACTGGCAGCCAGAAACAAAGGGGATGCCCGTGTACTGGTGACGGTTCAGTCTCAGCAGATGGAAAAACCGCTGAACCAGGAAGAAGCGATTCCGATTCTGGACAAGCTGCAGTAA
- a CDS encoding DNA integrity scanning protein DisA nucleotide-binding domain protein: MKRVDLSPQLTSLLKAAKRLASDCEIDVVFLLADIPYDFLEISKSLGKLRLVVSSDKPDVQRAAQEDGIALVPLIHEPQTRQVQISQAILEAIADEILASGDRIIALYAGFEREHADSLSIVSLADHLAKLTSRDLQRLETKVPLQTLRAVVDLAVEIGREGREGKPVGALFVVGNHRKVLSLSHEQVHDPFKGYSQKDRMVNNPRVKESMKELAQIDGAFIISSDGVVQSAGRILNASAEGLTLSKGLGSRHWAAAAISKETGAIAIAVSESTGTVRIFQDGYVVLRIEPMSSAMKWFDFDTEPPQSE; the protein is encoded by the coding sequence ATGAAACGGGTTGACTTATCCCCACAATTAACGAGCTTATTAAAAGCAGCTAAACGATTAGCCAGTGATTGTGAGATTGATGTCGTCTTCCTGTTAGCAGATATTCCTTATGACTTCCTGGAGATCAGCAAATCTCTCGGGAAATTAAGGCTGGTAGTCTCTTCCGATAAACCGGACGTTCAACGCGCCGCCCAGGAAGACGGGATTGCCCTGGTTCCGCTGATCCACGAACCCCAGACGCGTCAGGTACAGATCAGCCAGGCCATTTTGGAAGCAATTGCCGACGAGATTCTCGCATCGGGCGACCGGATTATCGCGCTGTATGCCGGCTTTGAACGGGAGCACGCGGATTCACTGAGCATCGTCAGCCTGGCAGATCACCTGGCCAAGCTGACCTCTCGCGATCTGCAGCGTCTGGAGACCAAGGTTCCTCTGCAGACTCTGCGAGCCGTGGTGGACCTGGCAGTGGAGATCGGACGCGAAGGACGCGAAGGGAAGCCGGTTGGTGCTTTATTTGTAGTGGGGAACCACCGCAAAGTCCTGTCGCTTTCACACGAACAGGTTCACGACCCGTTCAAAGGCTACTCCCAGAAGGACCGCATGGTCAACAACCCGCGTGTCAAGGAGAGCATGAAGGAACTGGCCCAGATCGACGGTGCCTTTATTATCAGCTCAGACGGAGTCGTCCAGTCGGCAGGGCGGATTCTGAATGCATCTGCGGAAGGCCTGACGCTCTCTAAGGGACTGGGATCCCGGCATTGGGCTGCTGCAGCGATTTCCAAGGAAACCGGCGCGATTGCCATCGCGGTTTCTGAATCTACCGGTACTGTGCGGATTTTCCAGGACGGCTATGTCGTTCTGCGAATTGAACCAATGAGTAGTGCCATGAAATGGTTCGATTTTGATACCGAACCACCGCAGTCCGAGTAA
- a CDS encoding DUF6263 family protein gives MRSTVFCLLTLMLSQFSAPLSVTSAADEDAKSYSLRYKFTPNEFVHYRVETENKITVQLNQDTQTSANSSNTLKHYRVISVNEEGNGTLETRIDRVKMKVQFDDATPATFDSEQNPEKDLEQFKPIRANISKPSRIVYSPLGKVISIQELKVDGEGAKFEEAQAPGKLDQEKSRRLGFLIPLPEEEVKVGSTWDDELDVEVALSKTLRKKVPVRRTFTLESVEDGLAVITFKTKIMTRLNDPKLSMQLIQKTPSGTIKLDIERGVIISQDVSLDKAQVGVFDGKGAMRAVSTRLETLVDPTEVAQKEQTTEAQ, from the coding sequence ATGCGGTCTACTGTGTTCTGTCTACTGACCCTCATGCTGAGCCAGTTTTCAGCACCACTGTCTGTCACCTCTGCTGCGGATGAAGACGCGAAGAGCTACTCGCTCCGCTATAAATTCACTCCGAACGAGTTTGTCCATTACCGGGTTGAAACCGAGAACAAGATTACGGTTCAGCTCAACCAGGACACTCAGACCTCCGCTAACTCTTCGAACACGTTGAAGCATTATCGTGTGATTTCCGTGAATGAAGAAGGCAATGGGACACTGGAAACCCGTATCGACCGCGTCAAAATGAAGGTTCAGTTCGACGATGCGACTCCCGCGACATTCGACAGTGAACAAAATCCCGAGAAGGATCTGGAGCAGTTTAAACCGATCCGGGCGAACATCAGCAAGCCGTCACGTATTGTCTATTCACCGCTGGGTAAAGTGATTTCCATCCAGGAACTGAAAGTCGATGGCGAAGGGGCGAAATTCGAAGAAGCCCAGGCGCCAGGCAAGCTGGACCAGGAAAAATCGCGTCGTCTGGGCTTCCTGATTCCGTTGCCTGAAGAAGAGGTCAAAGTCGGAAGCACCTGGGACGACGAACTGGATGTGGAAGTGGCCCTCAGCAAGACTCTGCGCAAAAAAGTGCCTGTACGGCGTACTTTTACGCTGGAATCGGTAGAAGACGGCCTGGCTGTGATCACCTTCAAAACCAAAATCATGACCCGACTCAACGACCCGAAGTTGAGCATGCAGCTGATTCAGAAAACACCTTCCGGAACCATTAAGCTGGATATCGAACGGGGTGTGATTATTTCCCAGGATGTCTCACTGGATAAAGCCCAGGTAGGCGTATTTGACGGAAAAGGAGCGATGCGGGCGGTCTCGACCCGACTGGAAACGCTGGTCGATCCGACCGAAGTCGCTCAGAAAGAACAGACTACCGAAGCCCAGTAA
- a CDS encoding NAD(+)/NADH kinase gives MSESPLNLMFLLRDQSAHIQTAWDQIHAYLQSQSSVYVSAVSVIEDFTPDDSEADLVVVLGGDGAILRACRQMGLNQLPMIGVNLGRLGFLADLTPDGFCKNFAQIVERKYRIVEHLMFECKHYLADGSVNTYLGLNEVVISSAGAMSMIDVELTVNNELVTTYSGDGLIISTPVGSTAHSLSAGGPILKQDLQAFVITPICPHTPTNRPLVDNANALYSLSSPNAPEGAMLVIDGQIKVPYASGDRLELKRAPVAFKLARIPGFNYYTRLNRKLGWGGQPKYGAE, from the coding sequence ATGTCTGAGTCTCCATTAAATTTGATGTTCCTCCTGCGGGATCAAAGCGCACACATTCAGACGGCCTGGGATCAGATCCACGCATACCTGCAATCCCAGTCTTCGGTCTATGTCTCAGCGGTCTCCGTGATCGAAGATTTCACTCCCGATGATTCCGAAGCTGACCTGGTGGTGGTTCTGGGGGGCGACGGTGCGATCCTGCGAGCGTGTCGCCAGATGGGACTGAATCAGCTGCCGATGATTGGTGTGAACCTGGGTCGGCTGGGATTTCTGGCAGACCTGACTCCGGACGGGTTCTGCAAGAACTTTGCCCAGATCGTGGAGCGCAAGTATCGGATCGTCGAGCACCTGATGTTCGAATGCAAGCACTATCTGGCGGATGGATCGGTGAATACCTACCTGGGACTCAACGAGGTGGTGATCAGTTCCGCCGGGGCGATGTCGATGATTGATGTCGAATTGACTGTGAATAACGAGCTGGTGACGACTTACAGTGGTGACGGGCTGATCATCAGTACGCCCGTGGGTTCGACCGCGCATAGTCTTTCGGCGGGTGGCCCGATTTTGAAACAGGACCTGCAGGCGTTTGTGATCACTCCGATCTGTCCGCATACACCAACCAACCGACCACTGGTGGACAATGCAAACGCGCTGTACTCGCTGTCTTCCCCGAATGCACCAGAGGGAGCGATGCTGGTGATTGATGGTCAGATCAAGGTTCCCTATGCCTCTGGTGACCGCCTGGAACTGAAGCGGGCTCCGGTGGCATTCAAACTGGCCCGGATTCCGGGCTTCAACTACTATACGCGTCTGAATCGCAAGCTGGGCTGGGGAGGCCAACCGAAATATGGAGCAGAATAG
- a CDS encoding sugar phosphate isomerase/epimerase family protein — MKYGLNMLLWTSDVNESHFGLLEQIKGWGYDGVELPVFEADEKKFAQVGNKLEELGLGRTAVTVCTPDENPISSDPAIREAGLNRLKRMIDMCAASGATHLCGPIHSALGEFSGSGRTPDEWKYGQEILAQAADHAQANNVILVCEYLNRFECYFLNTAEDCSQFTREVNHPNLKMMYDSFHANIEEKSITEAVKVCADQMVHVHISENDRSTPGEGGVNWDETFAALKEINYDGWFTIEAFGLALPDLAAATRIWRKMFPTEEHLATKGLEFMKTRWEG; from the coding sequence ATGAAGTACGGCTTAAACATGCTGCTGTGGACCTCCGATGTGAATGAGTCCCATTTCGGACTGCTCGAGCAGATCAAAGGCTGGGGCTATGATGGCGTCGAGCTGCCTGTCTTTGAGGCGGATGAGAAAAAATTCGCTCAGGTCGGAAACAAACTGGAAGAACTCGGTCTGGGCCGCACCGCTGTCACCGTCTGCACGCCGGATGAGAACCCGATCTCCAGCGATCCCGCCATCCGCGAAGCTGGCCTGAATCGTCTCAAACGCATGATCGATATGTGTGCCGCTTCCGGTGCCACTCACCTCTGTGGCCCCATTCACTCTGCACTCGGCGAATTCTCGGGCTCCGGTCGCACACCTGACGAATGGAAGTACGGCCAGGAAATCCTCGCCCAGGCCGCCGACCACGCCCAGGCCAACAACGTAATCCTGGTCTGTGAATACCTCAACCGCTTTGAATGTTACTTCCTCAATACGGCGGAAGACTGTTCTCAGTTCACCCGTGAAGTCAATCATCCGAACCTGAAGATGATGTATGACTCCTTCCATGCCAACATCGAAGAGAAAAGTATCACCGAAGCCGTCAAAGTCTGTGCCGATCAGATGGTCCACGTGCACATCTCCGAAAACGATCGCTCCACCCCCGGCGAGGGGGGCGTCAACTGGGATGAAACCTTCGCTGCACTCAAAGAAATCAACTACGACGGCTGGTTCACCATCGAAGCCTTCGGTCTGGCTCTGCCCGACTTGGCCGCTGCCACCCGCATCTGGCGGAAGATGTTCCCCACCGAAGAACATCTGGCAACCAAGGGCCTCGAATTCATGAAGACCCGCTGGGAAGGCTGA
- a CDS encoding sulfite exporter TauE/SafE family protein has translation MKGQSSASPLRQLWPFCLWLVLFYAVWLTVVLLTDGWDTLRAHWPIAVSMALGSYIAGSTPMGGGTVGFPVLVLFFDMPGSLGRNFGLAVQSVGMVSASIYILSARRPLDWGLLKPALAGALVGTPLGAALIAPFVPDLWVKLTFAVVWCSFGIMHLVKLKELVAAEGVSDRWRCYDTQLGLTVGFTGGIVASITGVGIDMMVYATLVLLYRADLKVAIPTSVLLMAFTSVVGIFSNLLLSRFHPGLYHMDPEVYANWLAAAPIVALGAPFGALVVNLISRTPTLLLVSLLCIVQFVWTIMHERVTGVALLAALGSVLAMNALFHVLYRCGRGESSLDHPGLAAGLPPVELVGDERGE, from the coding sequence ATGAAAGGTCAGAGTTCCGCTTCTCCGTTACGCCAACTGTGGCCGTTCTGTTTGTGGCTGGTCCTGTTTTATGCAGTCTGGCTGACGGTTGTTCTGCTGACTGATGGCTGGGATACGCTGCGTGCTCACTGGCCGATCGCCGTTTCCATGGCACTGGGTTCTTATATCGCCGGTTCGACCCCGATGGGGGGCGGCACTGTCGGTTTTCCGGTACTGGTCCTGTTTTTTGATATGCCCGGTTCCCTGGGACGCAACTTTGGTCTGGCTGTCCAGTCGGTGGGGATGGTTTCGGCCAGCATTTATATTCTCTCGGCGCGACGGCCGCTCGACTGGGGACTGCTGAAACCGGCGCTGGCAGGTGCCCTGGTGGGAACACCCCTGGGTGCTGCTTTGATCGCCCCCTTTGTTCCGGACCTGTGGGTCAAGCTGACGTTCGCGGTGGTCTGGTGCAGTTTCGGGATTATGCACCTGGTGAAGCTGAAGGAACTGGTAGCCGCCGAGGGAGTCAGTGACCGCTGGCGGTGCTACGATACTCAACTGGGACTGACCGTCGGTTTTACAGGCGGCATCGTCGCCTCGATTACCGGCGTGGGGATTGACATGATGGTCTATGCGACGCTGGTGCTGCTGTACCGGGCCGATCTTAAGGTGGCGATTCCGACCTCGGTGCTGCTCATGGCGTTTACGTCGGTTGTGGGTATCTTTTCGAACCTGCTGCTGTCACGGTTCCACCCCGGTCTGTATCACATGGATCCGGAAGTGTATGCCAACTGGCTGGCCGCAGCCCCGATTGTCGCCCTGGGAGCACCCTTTGGTGCACTGGTGGTGAACCTGATTTCCCGCACGCCGACGCTGCTGCTGGTGTCGTTGCTGTGTATCGTGCAGTTCGTGTGGACGATCATGCATGAACGGGTGACCGGAGTGGCCCTGCTGGCGGCACTGGGGAGCGTCCTGGCAATGAATGCCCTGTTTCATGTTCTGTACCGGTGCGGTCGCGGGGAGTCATCCCTGGATCATCCGGGCCTGGCTGCGGGATTGCCGCCGGTGGAACTGGTGGGGGATGAGCGGGGGGAGTGA
- a CDS encoding MarR family winged helix-turn-helix transcriptional regulator encodes MSFDSPEQEVFLQLWRTYDCLKVLEESLFVQFELSPQQYNVLRLLQMAAPETVQTMELGRRLISRCPDTTRMLDRLEKRGLVQRSRLPENRRVVEVAITEEGEALLKRMEKAVVQMHGQQLGHLSDSEQQRLIRLLQKARAPHEDASCDWLDSL; translated from the coding sequence GTGAGCTTTGACTCACCGGAACAAGAAGTCTTCCTGCAGCTCTGGCGGACCTATGACTGCCTGAAGGTGCTGGAAGAGTCGCTGTTTGTCCAATTTGAACTTTCACCGCAGCAGTACAACGTTTTGCGGCTGTTACAGATGGCAGCCCCCGAAACAGTACAGACCATGGAGCTGGGCCGCCGGCTGATCTCACGCTGTCCGGATACCACCCGCATGCTGGACCGCCTTGAGAAACGGGGCCTGGTGCAGCGCAGCCGGTTACCCGAGAACCGCCGCGTGGTGGAGGTAGCCATTACGGAGGAGGGCGAAGCATTGCTCAAACGGATGGAGAAAGCGGTGGTGCAGATGCACGGGCAACAGCTGGGGCACCTGAGTGACAGCGAACAGCAACGGCTGATTCGGCTGCTCCAGAAAGCACGTGCGCCGCATGAGGATGCCAGTTGCGACTGGCTGGATTCACTGTAG
- a CDS encoding potassium channel family protein yields MKRFVVIGLGNFGFSVARTLYEGGHDVIAIDLNETLVDRLASLISHAVVGDGTDFDTLVRISAKEADAAIVSTGDDITASILATMALHDLKIKDIYVKVVSNDHARVMDRIGVTDIVFPERDSAISLATRMTGSALLNYVKLGKGFSLQEMGVPNDWMGKSIRELKLRQEYDITIVAVHDILTDKIIASPDPDKLLNDTDTLLVAGEDKILDQIANIS; encoded by the coding sequence ATGAAACGTTTTGTGGTCATCGGACTGGGTAACTTCGGATTCTCCGTGGCACGCACCCTCTATGAAGGGGGGCATGACGTGATCGCCATCGATCTCAATGAAACGCTGGTCGACCGGCTGGCGTCGCTGATTTCGCACGCGGTGGTCGGCGATGGAACCGACTTCGATACGCTGGTGCGCATCAGTGCCAAAGAGGCGGACGCGGCGATCGTGTCGACCGGAGATGACATTACCGCCAGCATCCTGGCCACGATGGCGCTGCACGATCTGAAAATCAAGGACATCTATGTTAAAGTCGTGTCGAATGATCATGCCCGCGTGATGGACCGCATCGGCGTGACCGATATCGTCTTTCCGGAACGTGATTCCGCGATCAGCCTGGCAACCCGCATGACCGGCTCCGCACTTCTGAACTACGTCAAACTGGGGAAAGGCTTCAGCCTGCAGGAGATGGGTGTGCCCAACGACTGGATGGGGAAATCGATCCGTGAACTCAAGCTGCGGCAGGAATACGATATTACCATCGTCGCCGTCCACGATATTCTGACGGATAAGATCATCGCCTCGCCCGACCCGGACAAGCTGTTGAATGACACGGATACGCTGCTGGTCGCCGGCGAAGACAAAATTCTGGATCAGATCGCTAATATTTCCTGA